The Molothrus ater isolate BHLD 08-10-18 breed brown headed cowbird chromosome 18, BPBGC_Mater_1.1, whole genome shotgun sequence genome window below encodes:
- the SIRT4 gene encoding NAD-dependent protein lipoamidase sirtuin-4, mitochondrial, giving the protein MFSARKWCGIFRAVRLHHCRSRSVSRASPNLTFVPACLPPDPAEVEELQHFVSNSKRLFVMTGAGISTESGIPDYRSEGVGLYARTDRRPVQHAEFVRSASARQRYWARNFVGWPQFSSHQPNKAHLVLRDWEKLGKLHWLVTQNVDALHTKAGSQRMTELHGCTHRVFCLACGDRILRSELQEHFEALNPTWKAEAFGVAPDGDVFLTDEQVRTFQVPACRKCGGILKPDVTFFGDTVSQEKVSFVHQRLAESDSMLIAGSSMQVYSGYRFALAAREKKLPIAVLNIGPTRLDHFASLKLNFRCGELLPLIVCT; this is encoded by the exons ATGTTCTCTGCCAGGAAGTGGTGTGGCATTTTCAGAGCTGTCAGACTGCATCATTGCAGATCCCGTTCTGTATCCAGAGCCTCTCCAAACCTGACTTTTGTGCCAGCCTGTCTTCCCCCAGATCCTGCAGAagtggaggagctgcagcactttGTTTCTAACTCCAAGAGGCTGTTTGTAATGACTGGAGCTGGAATCTCCACCGAGTCAGGGATCCCTGATTACCGCTCTGAGGGAGTGGGGCTCTatgccaggacagacagacggCCCGTCCAGCACGCCGAGTTCGTCCGCAGCGCCAGCGCCCGGCAGCGCTACTGGGCAAGGAACTTTGTGGGCTGGCCCCAGTTCTCCTCCCACCAGCCAAACAAGGCACACCTGGTGCTGAGGGACTGGGAGAAGCTGGGCAAGCTGCACTGGCTGGTGACCCAGAACGTGGATGCCCTTCACACCAAAGCTGGGAGCCAGCGCATGACGGAGCTGCACGGCTGCACACACAG ggttttctgCTTGGCCTGTGGAGACCGAATCTTGCgttctgagctgcaggagcacttTGAAGCTCTGAATCCCACTTGGAAAGCTGAAGCGTTTGGGGTGGCTCCGGATGGGGATGTCTTCCTGACGGACGAGCAGGTGCGCACTTTCCAAGTCCCAGCCTGCCGTAAGTGTGGTGGGATCCTGAAGCCTGATGTGACTTTCTTTGGAGACACAGTGAGCCAGGAAAAAGTCAGTTTTGTACACCAGCGCCTGGCAGAATCAGACTCCATGCTGATAGCAGGATCCTCTATGCAG GTGTACTCTGGTTACAGGTTTGCTCTTGCTGCCCGGGAGAAGAAGCTGCCAATTGCAGTCCTTAACATTGGGCCCACCAGGTTGGATCACTTTGCATCCTTAAAGCTGAATTTCCGCtgtggagagctgctgcctttgatTGTTTGCACATGA